One part of the Humulus lupulus chromosome 9, drHumLupu1.1, whole genome shotgun sequence genome encodes these proteins:
- the LOC133800745 gene encoding uncharacterized serine-rich protein C215.13-like, translating to MFTTTTNDNSSSTQKMIKLQIQPNKYSSSKENSSSSSSSSSSSSSSSLSSSSSSVLYYGGRPGSVPFLWESCPGTPKSRFSERDSLIPPLTPPPSYYSTFSSSQNKRATSTITSSYSPSTTAATAHNHKRSRSSLILNTLFPKRFTINNYLNKTAPLSSSPNSSAIWSTASRFSSSTSSFDSGGAGDDEYGHVNHNNNGNKSPTSPLCFGFRTSVRRGCCSRF from the coding sequence ATGTTCACCACCACCACCAATGATAATAGTTCATCGACCCAGAAgatgatcaagctccagattcaaCCAAACAAGTACTCTTCCTCCAAGGAAAACTCgtcatcttcatcatcatcatcatcatcatcatcatcatcatcattatcatcatcttcatCGTCTGTACTCTACTATGGTGGTCGACCTGGTTCGGTGCCGTTCTTATGGGAGTCATGTCCAGGCACCCCAAAATCCAGATTCTCCGAACGCGACTCTCTCATACCACCTCTCACTCCTCCTCCTTCATACTACTCCACTTTTTCATCTTCTCAAAACAAGAGAGCCACTTCTACTATTACTTCTTCTTATTCACCTTCTACTACTGCTGCCACAGCTCATAATCATAAACGATCCAGATCCAGTCTCATCTTAAACACGCTTTTCCCCAAAAGATTTACGATCAATAATTATCTCAACAAAACGGCGCCGTTGTCTTCTTCGCCTAACTCATCGGCGATCTGGTCCACTGCTAGCCGGTTCTCGAGTTCGACCTCGTCGTTTGATTCTGGTGGAGCCGGAGACGATGAATATGGCCATGTTAATCATAATAATAATGGTAACAAGTCTCCTACTTCTCCTCTCTGTTTTGGATTTCGTACAAGTGTTCGAAGAGGTTGTTGTTCTCGTTTTTAa
- the LOC133800749 gene encoding aspartate aminotransferase, mitochondrial-like isoform X3 — protein METHSLRGIGRESISAAATSKFIQGSLELVYGKDSNVITEGRFAGIQALSGTGACRLFAEFQKRFYPESRMYLSNPTWSNHHNIWRDAHVPQRTFNYYHPDTKGLNFASLLDDIKNAPENSFFLLHPCAHNPTGVDPTEEQWREISYQFKVKNHFPFFDMAYQGFASGDLDNDAKAIRIFHEDGHLIGCAQSFAKNMGLYAHRVGCLSVLCSNAKQAVAVKSQLQQIARAMYSSPPIHGLLLVSTILADSDIKSLWIKELKVMADRIKKKRSTLRDCLEKLGSPFNWEHITDQVGMFCFSGLSPDQVDMLAREFHIYMTDDGRMSMAGVTSGNVDYLANAIHQVTCCHQESMDVYNIL, from the exons ATGGAAACTCACTCTCTAAGAGGCATTGGCAGGGAGTCAATTTCTGCTGCAGCCACTTCAAAATTTATTCAAGGAAGTTTAGAATTGGTCTATGGAAAGGATTCAAATGTTATTACTGAAGGTAGATTTGCTGGAATCCAAGCCCTGTCTGGTACTGGAGCATGCCGTCTCTTTGCTGAGTTCCAGAAGCGTTTTTATCCTGAATCACGAATGTATTTATCTAATCCAACTTGGTCCAA CCACCACAATATATGGAGAGATGCTCATGTTCCTCAGAGAACCTTCAACTACTACCATCCTGATACGAAGGGTTTGAACTTTGCATCACTTTTGGATGATATCAAG AACGCCCCAGAAAATTCTTTTTTCTTACTCCATCCTTGTGCACACAATCCAACCGGGGTTGACCCTACTGAGGAACAGTGGAGAGAAATCTCATATCAGTTTAAG GTCAAAAACCATTTCCCCTTCTTTGATATGGCTTATCAAGGTTTTGCTAGTGGGGATCTTGACAATGATGCCAAAGCTATTCGGATTTTTCATGAAGACGGACATTTAATTGGTTGTGCTCAATCTTTTGCAAAGAATATGGGATTATACGCGCATCGAGTTGGTTGCCTCAG TGTACTTTGTTCCAATGCAAAGCAAGCAGTTGCAGTCAAAAGCCAACTACAGCAAATTGCCAGAGCAATGTATAGCAGTCCTCCTATTCATGGTCTATTACTAGTCTCAACAATCTTAGCCGATTCAGATATCAAATCACTGTGGATCAAAGAGTTGAag GTAATGGCAGATCGCATTAAAAAGAAACGATCTACTCTACGCGATTGTCTTGAGAAATTAGGTTCTCCTTTCAACTGGGAACACATTACTGACCAG GTTGGAATGTTCTGCTTCTCTGGTTTATCCCCTGATCAAGTTGATATGCTAGCTAGAGAATTTCATATATACATGACTGATGATGGTCGCATGAG CATGGCAGGTGTGACCTCGGGCAATGTGGATTATTTAGCAAATGCTATACATCAAGTCACATGTTGTCATCAAGAATCCATGGATGTCTATAACATTCTTTAA